In the genome of Parus major isolate Abel chromosome 3, Parus_major1.1, whole genome shotgun sequence, the window TTTTTCACAGGTTACAGTTTTCATGCTATTTTCACTGCCAAGcaatggggaaaagaagaaagctgtCAGAAATAGTTTGGTAGAGTTTGAATGATTTCACAGATGTGGTTCAAAGATAAGTGGTAATAGAAAGCAGTGAGTGTCTTGTAACTGTGTCTTTTAATGAGCAAGAAATAATGCTCAAAGGCCTTTAGTAGATGGCTTCTTCCATCCTGAGAGAGGTCCAGTTTACagttgggatttttccttttccagaatGCTCGACAAGGTGCCAAGTGGACCAATGTTcatcagtttctgctttttagtAAGAGCAATGGATGCAATAAGCTTTGCAGCAGCAATTACAGCATCGTTCTCAATCCTTGCAAATGCATTTCCCACTAATATAGCTACTGTCCTGGTAAGTTCAGAAAGCAGTTTTACAGCTGAGTACCAGCAAGATGACAAATTGCCAGTGGGCAGCCTAAAATCAGGAGGAGAAATCTGTTGTCTCATATGCAGGCTTATTTGAAATCATCACATAATGTTTTGTTTGTAGTCTAGAATCACAATCATAGAATTAGTTTAGACCTAGCATAATTCTGGTTATATAAATTAAGCAGTGTGTATTAGTTGCTTGTCCTTTGAAGACAGCTGAACATTAGTGGCAGTAGTTGTCACTTcagtgaaaatcaaaacaaaatactaataaaatacTAATATAGCTTTTAGTGACTACTTCTACCTGGATAGTAAGGTTCCATGTGAATTGATTAACAAAATGGTAAATTAATTCAAATGGTGTTGATTTAAATGACTGAAAGatgcaaaactgaaacaattttGGCTTAATTTTTTCCAATCTGTTGATAAAAGTTATATATAAAAGATAAGTGCTAGAATTTCTAGAAATCTCAAGGGCAGTATTTCTGATCATCAACAATTCATCTCAACCAGAGATATTACCCATTTTCAGCTGGGGTTTTAAGGTgttaaagaaaagttttgtgtTTAATAAAATGATGCTTTCTCTATCTATTTGTCAATACATTCTGGTTTTCAGTTCAAATATATTCTGTTAGAAATAGCTGGATTAAATTTTAATAAGTAAACAAATATTGAGAACTTATTTAAgatcattaaataaaatcagaaaagttgctgcttttattaatatttctgttaagCTGTTTCATTACTTCTATAGATAAACATATACCTATATGTCTTTCTAACTAGAAAAAAACCTACGAAGTTGTATCAGCAGTGATTAGCTGACCTTTTCATTGGAGAGCAACTTATATATTGTAATTATGTATTGCATTTATTTAGTCAATAAGGTTAAGGTTTCCTGTTTATAAATTTCAAAGCATAACTTAAATAGGTAAGTAAAGTAAGGTTGACTTAAAGGGACTTAGTTACCCATTTTATAATCagaattgaaaagaaaagaaattctgttatGGCAGCACAGTAACCACAATGCATGGCTGAAAGCACTATATGGTGGTGAAGGTCATCTCAAGACCAGAACCAGAAATGCTACACAGCTGTGGCTTGGTACCTACCTTTGTTTAAAATCTAGAAAGGTTGCTGTAAAAAGACAGATGACTTCtaaatgtttgtcttttttaCCATATTGTGTGTGCTGGTGTATTGTTTTGCATGAGAATAAAACCTCTTCGTATTTATTCATGTAGATTTAGTGTCCTTAAATGGGCATGATGGAGAGTTCTTGTTACTGTGAGCTCTGAGGCAGGTGGCAGAAAAAAGCTGATTGTTTGAGCAAGGTGCATCCCAGGGTAAAATTGAAGCCTGAAGGAGTGGATGAGGCTTTTTTAGCcttgctctgtatttttcttcttgatagTGATAGATGCTGACAACTTATCACTTTGGTACCAGTTTTCAGCCTTCCTTTTACTTGTTGGGTACCCTCGAGGGTATATGGGGAAGTTATTAAATAAAGACACATTAGCCTTGTTGGAGTGGGAAGTTGAGCATATGTCAATGTGATCCCTCTGTGGGAGGAGGTATGGACTTGAGAACATAAGCAACCTCACTTCTTTTACAGTGTCCCCTCTTCATTAACTTAGAAGGGTTAAATTATGTACAGCCCCAAATCACGTGAATTATTTGAACCAATGTctcacaaaacaaatattttttatggttGGTGAGCAACAAAAGTGAAAACATCATCTGGATGCAGTGCTGTTAATGACCATTCCACATAGTCATAGTTTTTCAGAATGTCTCAACTCAGCCTGAGTTGTCCTGTGGATGCTTTCTGCCACTGGAGTATTTGTCTTGTCTCAAGACTGATATCTGTTGGGTGACAGCAGAGTTGTGAATGCTGCTGTACAGGTGGTTCTCTGTAGTGACACAAAAGAGGTCATAACCGTCAGACACATAAATGTGGAATTCCTTTTGCTATCCCACCCTATGAAGGTCACTGCTAGCTCTTGTTCTAGCGATGCAGTGTCTTGCTTTTGACTACTCTGGATATGTTGTGTTGCTTGTCAGACACATGGCTTGCTTTGTATTGTTGCCTTGTATTTTCTTAACATACTGACTTcctttctgcttgctttttcaTCCTTTAGGGCAGCCTTGAAATTTTTACAGGACTTGGACTGGTGCTGGGCCCACCTTTGGGTGGCTTTTTGTATCAATCATTTGGTTATGAGGTCCCTTTCATCACGCTGGGATGCATAGTGTTGGCTTTGGTGCCTGTGAATATGTGCATATTGCCAAAATATGGTAAGCATCTTTCTACCTGCTTCCTTCGCTCTCCTTAACTTCTTATGTACTTAAGTGTCTTTAAAAAAGTGTCATCTTCTGGAGTCTGATCCAAGTCAGAGGGCAAAACTCCAGTTGAATTAACTGGTCATCTTGATCAGGCCCATATTTAATGATACCCTAAATTCATGAGATGGCCTGGAATTTAATACAACTCCTTATGCCCATTTCTGCAAACACTAGGAACTCTGTATGGAAGTGGACTGGggtatgtttttattttctttggtctTAGATTCAGGGCTTGTAAAGGACCAGTTGTATCTGCTTCCTAGAGGTTTGTCATTGCAGCTAGTTGAAGAAAAGCTGGAGGCAGATTTTGCCTAAAACAGGAGAACTCAACGTGTTTGAGGAGTTAACAGTGGAGAGGAAAACTAattatagggaaaaaaaccaagtgTTTATTTGTACTGAATAATGCAGGATCTGATTAACATGAAAGAATGTTAACAAAAGAGGGGTTTAAAGAAGTGATGGAGGtcatataaatttattaaattttagaTGATCCTGCTTGGACAAAAAACTAGCTTGAAGATAAATTCTCATGCAAGACCATAATTGTAAGGTTACAATTCTGTTATTCttttctagaggaaaaaaaaaactagtaACTTTGAAAGgcttctttaatattttttttttatcctttaataTGAAAACCACGGAGAATAACTTCAAGTGTATTGGCTTTTAGAAGAAACTTACAACGATAAACCATGTGTTGCTACTGCTGACTTTCCCCCTGACCTCCCCAAGCTCTGAAATTGTCATGATATTGCTGCCAGTTTGGAAGAATGTTACATAAATGTTAACTCTGAGCTGGTGGACGCTAATGCTTGAACTTACAGCTCTTTGTATACTTTGAGACCACATTCAGGTATTACAGGGGAAACACCATCAGAAAGTGGGCCTGACTTAAAATTCCCACATAACCGTGACATCTGAAAGAAGTTTCCTGGAGAACAAATTGAACGTGTTGGAATTCAATTAGTTGCTTAAAAACCTGGATAGATCTCAATCAATAAATAGCAATCTTTTTATCTTACTCTCAAAGCACgtttcttttatttgctatGAATTGTTCATGTTCATGTATCAAGCTGAGACATATCTATTAGGATTTCATTGTATAACTACTAGCAAAGAAGCAAATGCTTTTTTCGCATAGTTGGAGTATTATATGCTGTAGTTCTTTTCAAGCTGGGGATTTGCGGTGTTGGAATCTAAATTGTacacttttcttcttcacttatcaaattttgtttttcattataaatATGGTATAGCACATAATAATCAGCTATTGACTTTAATCTGTTGTGCAACCAGGAGTAAGAGGACTGAAGAATGGGAAATaccatttcttttctaaagCAAGAAGATAAATCATGAGCTTATGCTGCTGAAAATAATGGAGTTTCCCCCCCTCTCTTCTGTTGAAACAGATTCAACTCCTAGGAAGGAGTCCTTTCGGAAGCTCATTCTTCTGCCAAAAGTCATAGTTCTCTGTCTCACTATATTTTCTCTAAGTGCGTGCTTGGGCTTTTTGGATCCCACAATGTCTCTGTTTATCCTAAAGAAGGTAAGTCCTGCTAACATGCAGTGAAGTCTTGACTTAATAAATAGTAAGTAACTGCTTATAAATGCAAGTATCTGTAACAAAATTGAGCTTTGTCCAATTAACACTGCTTTAATTGTCAGTTGTATGAATTCCAAATACCTTGATTTCCACAGTACTGGTAAGTCAGTATCCATTGCACCATCTCTTCCTGCTGGGTCTTGATAACTTTGAGAATGAAGAAATGTAAGGCCTTTTAAAATGGGCTTTCTCCACTGAAATGTCTTTCAGCTGCTAATACTGTCTCTGAATAGGGCATGGAAACTGCTTTTGTAAAAAAGggactttttcttccttcctgaaaTCAAATTCTTGAAAGCTGCTGGAGTCACTGACAGTGTTATATCTCTTGATGTGAACCTCTTTAAGATTCTGTTCCTAGGTGGAATTAAGTAATGGTCTTTGAGGGCTTTATTTATGAACTGTTTTTCCAAGGGGTAGTGTTTCACAGATGGCTATGTTACTTTTTGTCTGCCTGTACTTTTTGAGCACTTGTCCAGGATGGAGGGGAATTGTTGCTAACCTCTTTCATTGGTGGAGATGTGAATGTACATCTTCCATCTCCCAGGAGGAATCTAAAATTATCCCCCTGTAGAATCTGTGTGTTTCTAtggcttttctgctttccctctgctctgtgctggcagataCTTGCTGTGAAAGGTCTGTGGCCCTATCAGCAGGTATTCTAACCACTAAATTAGAGTTATTATCATGTATTTGCATATGACAAGGAAATAGTGAATATTTATATAGCCTATACCACATGAAACATCTTAGATTACCTTCTCTTAGTTAGGGCACTTATTTGAGAAACTAAGATGCTTTGGATTCATTACACATTTTGTTTCAATGCAGAAACATGTATCTGTATTAGGAAAATGTGGGCCTCGGGGTGTTAGCAAAAAACCTCTTATTCCTTCTCCTAAAAATCATCCTTTGGTTGACAAGTTGGAGTTGAGTTTTACGGCACTACTTACTTTTAAGATGTGCTGATTAACAATGGATGAATACAGTACTTAGGCTTTTctaatgcaaataaaactaaAGATTAAAGAGGTAGAGACTAAATCCATTGAAATTCTAGTGTCTGAGGTGTTTGTTTCAAGTGTGTCAGATTGTAATGCTAGAATCCAATGTGCGGTGTAGGGGACATAGCATTATGTTTCCTCTTGACCTTATTTAGGCTTCATACGAGTACAGTTGTGTCAGGTGCTTTCATCACTCTGTACTTAAACAATGTTGGTGGAAGCAATGAAACTGAAGCTCTTCTTCAAGTATTTGAAATCATGCACTGATGAACTGAAATCATCTGTCATTAGTGGATGATTtcaaatacttgaaaaaaacctctgtatGGTATCagtaaaatacataaaatcGCGCATTTCGGTATTTTGACTTAATATATAATTCTTGGATTGTCCTTCAATGTATGTAGCATATAtggtttgtctttttgttttatcttcctttccATAGTTCAAGCTCTCAGCTGGTTATGTGGGTTTGGTGTTCCTTGGTTTGGCACTCTCATACTCCCTATCTTCTCCCCTCCTTGGACTCCTAAGCGACAAACTGCCGGTGAGTCCTAccatggtgtgtgtgtgtgtccaggGTTATTAAAGCACTCCATTCATTTGCTTAAAGGTGGGGACAATGGATGAAGCAAAGGATGTAGCCCTGGTCTTGTGAAGGGATCTGTCTTTCAAGACCTTGCAAATGCACCCATTGCTGCCACATGGGAGATTGCTTTTGCAAGGTCCAGGGTAATTTAAGAATGTCCAAGTCAGTAAAGGAAATTGGACGAGCAGCTGAAGTATGCCGAGCTTTTCTAGTGGACTAAACACAATCTTTTTCCAAGCAATATGGAATAGAGAGTGGGAAAATACATCCCAGTTATCCATGCTTTTAACCACATCCAATTTTACTAGGTTTTGAGGAGTAATGATGTTCTGGTTAGCTGTATTGACTTCATCTCTTAAAAAGTGTAATATCCTGATTAGATCAGCATAGCGGGCTGCCTATTTTTTAGCCTGTTTTCTGACACTTTTTTCCTGCCACAAACAAGTAATGTCATTTGTACCATGAGAAttacatagaatcatagaatgggttGGAGGAAACTTAAAGATCATCATGAAGGGCTACAGGGTACTTCTAATATTAAGGAAGACTAAGacctaaaatattttgctaacTGAGAAGGACCATTCCTCAGTATCCTGAAATCTCTGTACTAAGCCACTGCTGCCAGTGATTGCATCTGGGGTGAGGAAACaataatttattgtttcttgATGTATATGACAAATTccaaattttaaattgcattacttttccatttcttacaCAGTACATCAGGAAGTGGCTGCTGATATTTGGAGGCTTAATGACAGCAGTGTGCTTTTTCATGCTAGGACCTGCTCCTGTACTGCACATTGAAAGGTACTGCCTCTACCTAAGCCTGTCCAGTCATACGATATTTTCAACCATAGTCATGTATGTCCGTAAGTCTGTAATTAGCAGCTCTGACCATGAAAAGGATTTGGTTTTTAACTTCCACCTTTGACCATGaaacatggggtttttttgatgtGTAGTATGAGACTGTGAAGGTAAAGCAGTGAAAGCATCTGAAAATGGAGATTTTACAGCTTCATAAAATAGATCCTTTGCTTTTTGCTGCTACTGTGTTCATATTAATATGTATGGTAGGAAGaatgttgcattttattttccttcactCACATTTTGTGCCATTTCCAGTTCAACAAAACAAAGTTCTcattttgtcttattttccaaatttttctatttcaccAGTGTTTTTAAACTATGGGGTTTATTTGCATGGCTGTGCAGCTGTACTGATTTTACTTCTCTCTGTATATAGCCTTCTGAGAAAAGTGACAGATTATAGCTTTGTTATCACTAGCAAAGTAATGACAATGTCTGTCGCACCTGAATGCTGTGATGTCATATTTCTCAAGTTAATTCACAGGAAAACACTCTGCTACATTTACAAAACAACTCCACAGTCCTTTTGTCCTAGGTTAGATACTCTCTTAAAATAATAGGCTTGTTAATCATAGAACTCCTCCAAGGTTGCTAATTTTTAAAGATCGTAGATTTTAAAGTGTTGCAGTTTCAAATTTAGATTATAGATTTGAGctgtggagaaaaataaattagtataGTCTTCAAAATTCTTTAGCTAAGTCTATTTGGTTGTAATATATTAGGctacaaaattttaatttcgAAATCCTTCACTTCTGCAACAAACCATGTCTGGTGCTTGCACATAGGCATTGCTCAGTTAACCTCACCTGTCTACTTCTTTCCTAAATGCACCTCATAAAATTAACTGCATTTggtaagaaaatatataatttgaGCGCAactttttcatattcttttacAAAGTCTTTTTTCTAAAGCACAGAACTGGATTTTTCAAGTTTTAGTATTGGCTTCAAGACACATAGTTTGCTGATCAGACAGGGAGAGCTGATGAAACAGCCTTCAGTCAAATGGAGTCCCTATTGGAAAGAGCAGCTAATTTCTTGTAAATGCTTCTCTTTCAGTCAGCTGTGGATGTTTGTCCTAGTGTTGGTTTTGGTTGGCTTTTCCCTTGGCATGAGTGCTATCCCAGTGTTTCCGGAGATCTTGCAATGTGCATAGTAAGTAACTCAGTCCAACCCTTCTTTCATGTTACTGACACTAGGAACCTGCAACTGTTTTTCAGGGGTGAATATGAAGTGTGGCTTTTTTGCCACTTATTGAGGTAAAGGCATATAGTAACACTTAAATGCTTCCACTACTCTATTGTCTTAGTTTTTTCTGACTGAGCACCCCAGTCATTATCCTCCCAGTATAACTCTGTAAATGCGTATCTCAGTCATGACCTAGATGGGTCTTGACTTACTCTTATTAGTATGTTCATTTTGGAACAAGGTGTTTGCTTCTAAAAAGCCACCTGTCACAGTTTCACATTTGCCATAAGAAACATGGGGAATTGCTGTGATCTTACTAGGGAGAAATCAGAGATGAGGAGTAGCACTGCAATCCTCCAGAGAGGCTGCAAAGAAGAAAGTACTGGGTAAACAGACATTCTGCTGTACACTTTTGCTTGTTAACTATTTATGGGGTGTGAAAATCAAAAGGAGTAGAAAAGATCTATAGAGAAAGGCTAAAGACTTAAGATACGTATTGTACTACTCTAACTGGTCTGTCTTTCTGCAGTGAGAATGGATTTGAAGAAGGTCTGAGTCTTCTGGGACTGGTGTCTGGGCTCTTCAATGCTATGTGGTCCCTTGGGTAAGTGTACCTCTTTCTGTAAGCTATGAGAGTTCAACTGTTCCACACTACTGACACATGGAAACCTGGCTGTTAATGTGTTGACCTTGATTCAAAAGTTTCTTGCTTGACAGGTGCCTGGTAGGCATgttaaaacaaagctttttacccaagaaaaggtaaaacttttcttttgacAATGCTCTGAACTTTCTTGAAACATATTGCTCTGCATATCAAAAAACTGCAACTGTGATTAAAGTGAATGTTAGCTTGCACTTTTGTGTGgtcatttttcactgaaatatctAATGCTTAGTACAGACAGATGTGGACTGTAATTCTTTACAAAGCTAAGTCCATTCAGATGGAGTGAGCTAGATGTCTGCTCCTGACTaattctattttcctttttccattttccacatttcttccttttgtctgGGATAGCTTAAGACAGAATCATCTTTTTAAGCCACAGCAATTCTTCAAGGTCTATGTTTGCATACCTTAGCAGAGTGTGTCTATAACTCTATATAGTGTGTTTATAACTCAGGGTCATCATTCCAGAAATAAGTGAAAGGTGCTACTGGCTGAGTGACTTCAGAGCTGTCACTCAGTGGGAAGTGACAGAGCACCCCTACTGGCAGCCACTTACAGGATATTTTACCTTGTAGTCCTCGGTTGCTGCAGGTATGTTTCAGTGGCACAGATCTGcaccatttttttccaagatacAGCTGTCTAGCAGTCCTATTTATTTGGTATAGGGTTCAGTACAGACACAGGTAGTATAAAGTTTGCAAACCACAGGTTTATGCTGCCATGAAGCCTGGTTTTATAATGTAACTTCTCTAGTTCTATGCAGTTTTGTCCCTTTCTGTTGTGAGAGACCATATAATGTAGGACCTTTCATAAAGAGACAGAAGGTGCATAACCTTTATAACTTGCATTTTTGAACAGGCATAAAGGTGCAGGGCAGTTACACACAACTCAACCTTGCAGTGACCATGTCCGTCACGTGCTTCCCCACTTGCTTATATTTATCAGACCTTTGTCTTGAAGTTTagaaattttgtgttttgaggGATGTGACTTTGAATTTCTCTTATGATAGAATTGATCAGTGTAGATGTTTTCTTAGAGCATAGTCCTTAATGGGATCTCTCTCTACTAAAAAAGACTGCATTCAGCTTTCTGATGCGGATCCTATTTTCAGATGAGGAGGTAATTAGATTTATTGGGGCCTTGGCAAACAACAGATTCATACTTTTTGTGGATTTTAGGAAAGTTAGGTCTGTGGAAGAAAATCTCTTTGTTGTCAAAGGTGACAGTCTATGAAAGAAGGCCACAAAACCCAATAAAACAGTTCTCTGAGCAtatgttttgttctttatgtTTGGGATGCCAATGCCTGATTTTGATTTGATGCAGGGCATTTGTAGGTCCAATTCTGGGAGGATTTCTAAATGAAGAGCTGGGTTTTGAATGGGCTGCAGCCATCCAAGGAGGATGGCCACTGTTAAGTGTAAGTAATGacacttttcttaaaaaaaacctattgCAGTTATGAGCTATTGCAAAAGGTTGTTATAATTACTACAATTGTAACTGACTGTTTCTTCAAAGGGTCTTGCAACTGGAATATTTTACATCATTGAGACAACAAGGAAAAGGTAAGCTATTTATCTTTACTTTCCTTACAATCATATAAAGCAAACCTTTGAAAACTGTGCTTGCATTATTTCCTCACTACCAACCTAATAATGAATGATGAGCATGAACACATTGCTTAAATAATTTGTCTGTATGGTTTCCCAAATCCCTACTGACCTAAACGATGAGCTAAACCAGGCAATGTCTATTCTATACAAGCAGCAGGACCATAGCATTAATGAGAAAACCCTAGGAGGGTTTTCCCTGTGAGCTGGAATTGGTTGGATGGTCACTTGCAGACAGCAGTGGTCAATGGCTCAATGTCCAGACATAGACAAGTGACAAGTGGTGTGCCTCAGGGGTCTGACTTGGGACTCATGCTGTTTGGTATCCTCACCAACAACTAAAAGATAGATTCAGACtagatatgaggaaaaaaatattaccatGAGGGTAGTGAATGGAAACATTCAGGCGCAGGGTGAAGATGACTCTGAGTAACTTGATGTAGTTTAAGATGTTCCTATCCATGGTAGGGTAGCAGGACTAgctgacctttaaaggtccctttcaaTCTGAGCCATTGTATGATCATGGGAATGAACAGTGCATGGTTCTGTGCAGTAGCAGGGAACCAAACCCAGTGATCCTTGTAACTCCTTGCATGTAATGTTCTTTTTTGCCTGTTATGTTGGTATCATATAGAAGTATCTAGAGAATATAAAATTGAGTTATCTCTCCTGTTCTCTTTCTTATGCAAACAGTTCCAGTTCCAGCCTGCAAAATCCTCCTGGTGATAACGAAGAAAGAACTCGTCTAATGGGCAATGAAACATAGCCAGACATACTTTCAATTCTCTGTttgctgttgtggtttaacctaGTATTGAGGTGACTGGCCTTAACAGTGCTTCATTATTCTGGAGCTGGGACATGATCCCTTAGTGACCAACCAGTTATGGTTTAATTGTAGAGGCATTACTGTTTTGAAACACTAAACACTGACTGCCTTTCTTCTGAAAGTTCTCCTAAATGATGAGTAACCCACAGCTGTCAGCCTGTTTAATTGTGTTCCATGTACAGTGCACCACTGTATGTGAAAAGATGTTGTTTTCAAATGTCTCTTCCATACTTGTGTGTGCTGTGCATTATTCTTGGGTAAAGCTACTATTTTGCTACTGtgattttctgtacttttttaaaggaagttcATTATCTtgtaaaaacagaatttgaaattataaaGGACTAAGCACAATATTGTTATCAATAAAGCAACTTTTTTCctaagtttttttaaattttcttagaCAACAAGGgtctaaaatactttttgtcTACTAGCACTTGTGTTGTCTTGTGAGTGCCTGAAAATGTGatgcaaaaataatgaaaatttgcCATGTCTGCACAGAAAAACCTGATCTTCAGTACTGGGGGAGATTTGGCATCTGGTGTATACATTGATATATGTACACAAAAGATAAATGCATGTTTGTATTACATATGAAGATTCAGCTTGGTGATTGTGAGATTTATTTTGCTAATAAATGCTACTTGGAATGTTTTCACTACTTGCTTCTGCAACAGCAAATCTATCAGCAGTCTAGGGCTcctataggaaaaaaacaaaaacatttcctcaCCTCTTCCAGATGCTCAGCTAAAGATATCCAAGGGTAACTGAGGCAAGGACACTCCTGACAAACTCACACTAGATTTTTTGACTGAGGTTGTGGCAAAAGTCTTTTAATTTATCATTGAGCTGGtttaatttatctttatttatttagctggttttaatttatCATTGATACTGGTTTATAGAAGGGGTTCTCTGTGGTGGCTTTTTTCCCACAAATAAGTGTTCTGTCCTAGCAACTTCCCAGTCAGTTTCTTTTGTGAATAGGTCTTGGattttacaaaagaaatatttctttctctgctagAGCTCTTTTGAACTTGAACTTTTGAACTTTAACTATT includes:
- the SLC18B1 gene encoding MFS-type transporter SLC18B1 isoform X2, whose amino-acid sequence is MKLISYDSVSESVGEESRRLTREQLCTIVATASINFSSMICYSILGPFFPSEAEKKGASNTIVGLIFGCFALFNFLASLILGNYLSQIGAKFMFVAGMFVSGCVTILFGMLDKVPSGPMFISFCFLVRAMDAISFAAAITASFSILANAFPTNIATVLGSLEIFTGLGLVLGPPLGGFLYQSFGYEVPFITLGCIVLALVPVNMCILPKYDSTPRKESFRKLILLPKVIVLCLTIFSLSACLGFLDPTMSLFILKKFKLSAGYVGLVFLGLALSYSLSSPLLGLLSDKLPYIRKWLLIFGGLMTAVCFFMLGPAPVLHIESQLWMFVLVLVLVGFSLGMSAIPVFPEILQCAYENGFEEGLSLLGLVSGLFNAMWSLGAFVGPILGGFLNEELGFEWAAAIQGGWPLLSGLATGIFYIIETTRKSSSSSLQNPPGDNEERTRLMGNET
- the SLC18B1 gene encoding MFS-type transporter SLC18B1 isoform X1, producing MCKRCPCQISSAWRNYDDSVSESVGEESRRLTREQLCTIVATASINFSSMICYSILGPFFPSEAEKKGASNTIVGLIFGCFALFNFLASLILGNYLSQIGAKFMFVAGMFVSGCVTILFGMLDKVPSGPMFISFCFLVRAMDAISFAAAITASFSILANAFPTNIATVLGSLEIFTGLGLVLGPPLGGFLYQSFGYEVPFITLGCIVLALVPVNMCILPKYDSTPRKESFRKLILLPKVIVLCLTIFSLSACLGFLDPTMSLFILKKFKLSAGYVGLVFLGLALSYSLSSPLLGLLSDKLPYIRKWLLIFGGLMTAVCFFMLGPAPVLHIESQLWMFVLVLVLVGFSLGMSAIPVFPEILQCAYENGFEEGLSLLGLVSGLFNAMWSLGAFVGPILGGFLNEELGFEWAAAIQGGWPLLSGLATGIFYIIETTRKSSSSSLQNPPGDNEERTRLMGNET